Proteins co-encoded in one Malus domestica chromosome 09, GDT2T_hap1 genomic window:
- the LOC103442742 gene encoding GDSL esterase/lipase At5g14450-like produces MINQLATAVQNLYEQGARTFWIHNTGPIGCLPMTLKFIPNPIPGLLDEHGCIKYQNDVARQFNKVLNQQVIQLRTELPLSAITYVDVFSAKYQLFGRAKEHGFGNTANICRGYFEDKSQVWCGQRANVNWTEVFGGSCEDPSSYVSWDGVHYTDAANHLIAAQIINGSYSDPPVPIKRSCHTIQA; encoded by the exons ATGATTAACCAGTTGGCTACGGCTGTACAA AATTTGTATGAACAAGGGGCAAGGACATTCTGGATACACAACACCGGCCCCATCGGTTGCTTACCAATGACATTAAAGTTCATCCCTAATCCGATCCCCGGATTACTTGATGAACACGGTTGCATCAAGTATCAAAACGACGTTGCTAGACAGTTCAACAAGGTTCTCAACCAACAAGTGATCCAGCTAAGGACGGAGCTCCCCCTTTCTGCTATAACATATGTCGATGTCTTTTCCGCAAAGTATCAACTCTTCGGTAGAGCAAAGGAGCACG GATTTGGGAATACTGCAAACATCTGCCGTGGATATTTTGAAGATAAGAGCCAAGTGTGGTGTGGGCAAAGGGCAAACGTAAATTGGACAGAAGTGTTTGGTGGTTCATGTGAAGATCCTTCCTCGTATGTGAGCTGGGATGGTGTGCACTACACTGATGCTGCAAATCATTTGATTGCTGCTCAAATAATTAACGGTTCATATTCAGACCCACCAGTTCCAATCAAAAGATCATGTCACACGATTCAAGCATGA
- the LOC103442204 gene encoding GDSL esterase/lipase At5g14450-like, protein MEFWKPLLASGFFLAFWVLAVGGQSLPPCSFPAIYNFGDSNSDTGGISAAFEPIKAPYGEAFFHKPAGRDADGRLIIDFLAERLKLPYLSAYLNSLGTNYRHGANFATGGSTIRRPNETIFQYGISPFSLDMQTAQFLQFKARTADLYRQAKNPSERSALPDPREFAEALYTFDIGQNDLSMGFRKLSFDQFRAELPDIVNQLATAVHRIYEEGGRTFWIHNTGPVGCLPVQLFYNLNPPAGYLDDHGCVKAQNDIAVEFNTQLRDKVIKLRAELPQAAITYVDVYAAKYGLIGTAKTEGFADPMKVCCGYHVRYVHIWCGNKGSVNGSDVYGASCQNPSAFISWDGVHYTEGANQWVANRILNGSPSSNPAIPITQACHRH, encoded by the exons ATGGAGTTTTGGAAACCGCTTCTGGCATCTGGGTTCTTCTTGGCTTTCTGGGTTTTGGCTGTGGGAGGCCAGAGCTTACCACCCTGTTCTTTTCCGGCAATTTACAACTTCGGGGACTCGAATTCCGACACCGGCGGCATATCGGCCGCGTTCGAGCCAATCAAAGCTCCTTACGGCGAGGCATTCTTCCACAAACCGGCCGGGAGGGACGCCGATGGCCGCCTTATCATAGACTTCTTAG CTGAGCGCCTTAAGTTGCCATACTTGAGTGCATatttgaactcacttggaaCAAATTACCGGCACGGTGCGAATTTCGCCACCGGAGGATCCACCATCAGGCGGCCGAACGAAACCATTTTCCAGTACGGCATTAGCCCTTTCTCCCTCGATATGCAGACGGCGCAGTTCCTGCAGTTCAAAGCTCGCACTGCCGATCTCTATCGCCAAG CCAAGAACCCTTCTGAGAGAAGCGCTTTGCCGGATCCACGGGAGTTCGCAGAGGCTCTGTACACGTTTGATATCGGGCAAAACGACCTTTCCATGGGTTTTCGGAAGCTCAGTTTCGACCAGTTTCGTGCAGAACTGCCGGACATTGTCAACCAGTTAGCCACAGCAGTCCAT CGGATATATGAAGAAGGGGGGAGGACGTTTTGGATACACAACACAGGTCCTGTTGGTTGCTTGCCGGTACAATTATTCTACAACCTGAATCCGCCGGCCGGTTATCTCGACGACCACGGCTGCGTCAAGGCCCAAAACGACATCGCCGTAGAGTTCAACACGCAGCTCAGAGACAAAGTCATCAAACTAAGAGCTGAGCTGCCACAAGCCGCAATCACATACGTCGATGTCTACGCCGCCAAGTACGGACTCATCGGCACTGCAAAGACTGAAG GGTTTGCTGATCCGATGAAGGTTTGTTGCGGTTATCACGTGAGATACGTCCACATCTGGTGCGGGAACAAGGGAAGCGTAAATGGAAGCGATGTCTACGGTGCTTCTTGTCAAAACCCGTCGGCTTTCATTAGCTGGGATGGAGTTCACTACACCGAGGGAGCGAACCAGTGGGTTGCTAATCGTATACTCAATGGCTCGCCATCGTCGAACCCGGCAATTCCTATTACTCAAGCTTGTCATAGGCATTGA
- the LOC103442203 gene encoding elongation factor Tu, chloroplastic-like — MASAIGAPSSSKLLFTPSPPASPTLCLSTHLSLSKPSSKPTITKTLASKPNSPPLLSSAFLAATNVSTIFHPPPSLRRHRSFTVRMARGKFERKKPHVNIGTIGHVDHGKTTLTAALTMALASMGNSAPKKYDEIDAAPEERARGITINTATVEYETETRHYAHVDCPGHADYVKNMITGAAQMDGAILVVSGADGPMPQTKEHVLLAKQVGVPNVVVFLNKQDQVDDEELLELVELEVRELLSSYEFPGDDVPVVSGSALLALEALMANPKIKRGENEWVDKIYALMDAVDSYIPIPQRQVDLPFLLAVEDVFSITGRGTVATGRVERGKVKVGDSVDIVGLRETRTTTVTGVEMFQKTLDEAMAGDNVGLLLRGIQKMDIQRGMVVSKPSNIKPHTKFEAIVYVLKKEEGGRHSPFFAGYRPQFYMRTTDVTGKVTGVKNDKDEETKMVMPGDRVKMVVELIMPVACEQGMRFAIREGGKTVGAGVIQSIIE; from the coding sequence ATGGCTTCCGCGATCGGAGCTCCGTCGTCATCGAAGCTACTATTCACGCCCTCACCGCCAGCTTCGCCCACACTTTGTCTGTCtacccacctctctctctctaaacccagCTCAAAACCCACTATCACTAAAACCCTAGCCTCCAAACCAAACAGCCCACCCCTCCTCTCCTCCGCCTTCCTCGCCGCCACAAATGTCTCCACTATCTTCCACCCTCCGCCGTCACTCCGACGTCACCGATCCTTCACTGTCCGGATGGCACGTGGGAAGTTCGAGCGGAAGAAGCCGCACGTGAACATCGGCACGATCGGCCATGTGGATCACGGCAAGACGACGCTGACAGCGGCGCTGACCATGGCTCTGGCTTCCATGGGCAACAGCGCACCCAAGAAGTACGACGAGATCGACGCAGCCCCGGAGGAGCGCGCGCGCGGGATCACCATCAACACCGCCACCGTCGAGTACGAGACCGAAACCCGCCACTACGCCCACGTGGACTGCCCCGGGCACGCCGACTACGTCAAGAACATGATCACCGGCGCCGCCCAGATGGACGGAGCTATCCTCGTCGTCTCTGGCGCCGACGGCCCCATGCCCCAAACCAAAGAACACGTGCTGTTGGCCAAACAAGTCGGCGTGCCCAATGTGGTGGTTTTCCTGAACAAGCAGGATCAGGTGGACGACGAGGAGCTGCTTGAGCTGGTGGAATTGGAGGTCCGGGAGCTTTTGTCCTCGTACGAGTTTCCGGGAGACGACGTGCCGGTGGTTTCCGGGTCGGCATTGCTGGCTCTGGAAGCGTTGATGGCGAACCCAAAAATCAAGAGAGGGGAGAACGAGTGGGTGGACAAGATTTATGCCCTGATGGATGCTGTGGACAGTTACATTCCAATTCCACAACGGCAAGTTGATCTTCCGTTTTTGCTGGCGGTTGAGGATGTGTTTTCGATCACAGGGCGGGGCACGGTTGCGACAGGAAGGGTGGAGAGGGGTAAAGTGAAGGTTGGGGACAGTGTGGACATAGTGGGATTGAGAGAGACTAGGACCACAACAGTGACAGGGGTTGAGATGTTTCAGAAAACGCTCGACGAGGCAATGGCCGGTGATAATGTGGGGCTTCTGCTGCGGGGAATTCAGAAGATGGATATCCAGAGAGGGATGGTGGTGTCGAAGCCCAGCAACATTAAGCCTCACACGAAGTTTGAGGCGATTGTgtatgtgttgaagaaggaggAGGGCGGGAGGCATTCGCCATTCTTTGCAGGATACAGGCCACAGTTTTACATGAGGACGACGGATGTGACAGGGAAGGTGACTGGAGTTAAGAATGACAAGGATGAGGAGACGAAGATGGTGATGCCAGGAGACCGGGTGAAGATGGTGGTGGAGCTTATAATGCCAGTGGCTTGCGAGCAAGGAATGAGATTTGCGATCAGGGAAGGTGGGAAGACTGTTGGGGCTGGTGTCATCCAGTCCATTATCGAGTGA
- the LOC103442202 gene encoding SAGA-associated factor 29 homolog A produces MSAPDIAGILEKSKELDQLRKEQEDVLIEINKMHKKLQATPEVVEKPGDNSLLKLKNLYVHAKDLSESEVSVSNLLLSQLDALLPSGPPGQPRRRMEGNEQKRKRMKPDSDISRISPSMRSQLEACASLKGEQVAARVTVTQEDADKDEWFVVKVMHFDKDTREFEVLDEEPGDDEEGGVQRKYKLPMSAIIPFPKRNDPSSAIDFPTGRPVLAVYPGTTALYKATVVNGHRKRKTDDYLLEFDDDEEDGSLPQRTVPFHKVVALPEGHRQ; encoded by the exons ATGTCTGCGCCGGACATTGCAGGTATACTGGAAAAGTCGAAGGAGCTCGATCAATTAAGGAAAGAGCAAGAAGATGTGCTCATTGAGATAAACAAGATGCATAAGAAGCTCCAAGCTA CTCCTGAAGTGGTAGAGAAGCCTGGGGATAATTCATTGTTGAAGCTGAAGAATTTATATGTGCATGCCAAAGATCTTTCTGAAAGTGAAGTAAG TGTTTCCAATTTGTTGTTGAGTCAGCTTGATGCTCTTTTGCCTTCTGGACCTCCAGGGCAGCCGCGAAGAAGGATGG AAGGTAATGAGCAGAAAAGGAAGAGAATGAAGCCTGATTCAGACATTTCAAGGATTTCCCCTTCCATGCGAAGTCAACTTGAGGCTTGTGCTAGTCTAAAAGGCGAACAG GTAGCAGCTAGGGTCACAGTCACTCAAGAAGATGCTGACAAGGATGAGTGGTTTGTTGTAAAAGTGATGCATTTTGACAAGGATACAAGAGA ATTTGAAGTACTAGATGAGGAGCCGGGTGATGATGAAGAGGGCGGTGTCCAAAG AAAGTACAAGTTGCCTATGAGCGCTATTATACCTTTCCCGAAGAGAAACGATCCTTCCAGTGCTATAGATTTCCCTACTGGAAGACCCGTTTTAGCAGTATATCCAGGAACAACTGCACTATACAAGGCAACTGTGGTGAATGGCCATCGCAAG AGGAAGACGGATGA TTATTTGTTGGAATTCGATGACGACGAGGAAGATGGATCCTTGCCTCAGAGGACGGTGCCCTTCCATAAGGTGGTTGCCCTGCCGGAAGGCCATCGCCAGTGA
- the LOC103421601 gene encoding beta-ketoacyl-[acyl-carrier-protein] synthase III, chloroplastic-like, with amino-acid sequence MATNASGFFTAPTVPSQRRKIQPSIRIFGSGFPSPEGISKRVFCSSTFEGAEKHVGASASESRSPKLVSKGCKLIGCGSAVPSLKISNDDLAKVVDTNDEWISVRTGIRNRRVISGKESLTTLAVEAAHKALEMAQVDVDDVDLILVCTSTPDDIFGCAPKVQKALGCTRNPLAYDITAACSGFILGLVSAHCHIKAGGFKNVLVIGADALSRIVDWTDRGTCILFGDAAGAVLIQACDGEDDGLLSFDVHSDGEGYRHLNAALKENETDDVLGSNGSVLGFPPRRASYSCLQMNGKEVFRFAVRVVPQSIEYSLAKAGLPASSIDWLLLHQANQRILDAVSTRMQIPSEQVISNLANYGNTSAGSIPLALDEAVRSGKVKLGHTIAAAGFGAGLTWASTIFRWG; translated from the exons ATGGCCACCAATGCATCTGGGTTCTTCACTGCTCCGACAGTTCCGAGCCAGAGGAGGAAGATTCAGCCTTCAATACGCATTTTTGGATCTGGGTTTCCTTCCCCTGAGGGAATCTCCAAGAGGGTATTCTGCTCCAGCACTTTTGAAGGCGCAGAGAAGCATGTTGGAGCTTCCGCTTCTGAATCTCGATCACCCAA GCTTGTCAGTAAAGGCTGCAAGTTAATTGGATGCGGCTCAGCAGTACCCAGTCTTAAGATTTCAAATGACGATCTTGCGAAAGTAGTAGATACTAACGATGAATGGATATCTGTTCGCACTGGGATTCGTAATCGACGAGTTATTTCAG GCAAAGAGAGCCTGACAACGTTAGCGGTCGAGGCAGCTCATAAAGCTCTTGAGATGGCACAGGTTGATGTTGATGATGTGGACCTAATCTTGGTGTGCACATCTACGCCTGATGATATCTTTGGCTGTGCCCCTAAG GTTCAGAAAGCACTCGGCTGCACAAGGAATCCTTTAGCGTATGATATTACAGCTGCTTGTAGTGGATTTATTTTGGGTCTGGTATCAGCGCATTGTCACATTAAGG CTGGTGGATTTAAAAATGTTCTTGTTATTGGGGCTGATGCTCTTTCTCGGATTGTTGACTGGACCGATAGAGGAACGTGTATACTCTTCGGGGATGCTGCTGGGGCTGTATTGATACAG GCCTGCGATGGTGAGGATGATGGTTTGCTTTCTTTTGATGTGCATAGTGATGGTGAAGGATACAG ACATCTAAATGCCGccttgaaagaaaatgaaacagACGATGTGTTGGGTTCTAATGGTTCAGTCCTAGGCTTCCCTCCAAGACGAGCTTCATATTCGTGCCTTCAAATGAATGGTAAAGAGGTCTTTCGCTTTGCTGTGCGTGTTGTGCCGCAGTCAATTGAGTATTCCCTTGCAAAGGCTGGTCTCCCTGCGTCTAGCATTGATTGGTTACTGCTCCATCAG GCAAACCAGAGGATCCTTGATGCGGTTTCTACTCGCATGCAAATCCCATCAGAACAGGTGATTTCAAACTTGGCAAACTATGGCAACACGAGCGCTGGTTCCATACCGTTGGCATTGGACGAAGCTGTGAGAAGCGGGAAGGTGAAACTAGGCCATACTATTGCAGCTGCCGGTTTTGGAGCAGGTCTGACTTGGGCTTCTACCATTTTCAGATGGGGTTGA
- the LOC103442208 gene encoding probable xyloglucan galactosyltransferase GT19: MAFKSSLLISTFFLLFFFSITTTTVRLCSAQIPGNNLDRPQSNSDCTGRWIHIRRLPPSFNLDLLSDCSGYPLFDDFYPYLANNGLGQKTHNLSHSWYRTDPLMMELIFHRRMLEYPCLASNPQSADAVYLPYYASIDALRYLYGPDYNSSSEQGLNLLDFLTRDDPDSWYRHMGQDHFFVLARPAMDFSQPLGNDPPLWGTSLLELPQFFNVTALTVEARAWPWQEHAVPYPTSFHPPNLSLLEMWLQRARRSRRTTLMMFAGGGGVGNNPNIRRSIRNECENNTKANNATSNNNLGRFGSGGVGYTKLCDIVDCSHGICEHDPIRFMRPMLQASFCLQPPGDTPTRRSTFDSIMAGCIPVFFEDSSAKAQYGWHLPEDQYGEFSVFIPKEDVVFKETRVLDVLRSIPRARVRRMREKVLEMIPRVMYRRHGSSMGLRAKKDAFDLAIDGVLNKIKSKVPVQRRVFPQ; the protein is encoded by the coding sequence ATGGCCTTCAAGTCCAGTTTACTAATTTCCacctttttcctcctcttcttcttctccatcaccaccaccaccgtccGACTATGCTCCGCCCAAATCCCCGGAAACAATCTCGACCGTCCTCAATCCAACTCCGACTGCACCGGCCGTTGGATCCATATCCGACGGCTCCCCCCGTCCTTCAACCTGGATCTCCTCTCCGATTGTTCTGGTTACCCTCTGTTCGACGACTTCTACCCTTACTTAGCCAACAATGGCCTCGGCCAGAAAACCCATAATCTTTCTCACAGCTGGTATCGAACCGACCCATTAATGATGGAGCTTATTTTCCACCGTCGGATGCTTGAATACCCATGTCTCGCCTCAAATCCCCAATCTGCCGACGCTGTCTACCTCCCCTACTACGCTAGCATCGATGCCCTCCGTTATCTCTACGGCCCCGATTACAATTCCAGCTCCGAGCAGGGCCTTAATTTGTTAGATTTTTTGACCCGGGACGACCCGGATTCCTGGTATAGACATATGGGTCAAGACCATTTCTTTGTTTTGGCCCGACCCGCTATGGATTTCTCCCAGCCGTTGGGGAACGATCCGCCGTTGTGGGGGACTTCGCTGCTCGAATTACCGCAGTTTTTTAATGTCACTGCTCTGACGGTGGAGGCGCGTGCCTGGCCATGGCAGGAGCACGCTGTGCCTTATCCGACGTCGTTTCATCCGCCTAATTTGTCCTTATTGGAGATGTGGTTGCAGCGGGCGAGGCGATCTCGCCGCACCACGCTTATGATGTTCGCCGGCGGTGGCGGTGTCGGAAATAATCCGAACATTAGGAGGAGTATCAGGAACGAGTGCGAAAACAACACCAAAGCAAATAATGCGACGTCAAACAACAATTTGGGGAGGTTTGGAAGTGGAGGTGTCGGGTACACAAAGCTGTGTGACATTGTGGATTGCTCCCATGGGATATGTGAGCATGACCCAATTAGGTTCATGAGGCCAATGTTGCAGGCTAGTTTCTGCCTGCAACCTCCGGGTGACACCCCAACGAGGCGGTCCACATTTGATAGTATTATGGCCGGCTGCATCCCCGTATTCTTTGAGGACTCGTCCGCCAAAGCACAGTACGGGTGGCACTTGCCGGAGGATCAATATGGGGAGTTCTCGGTGTTTATACCGAAGGAGGACGTGGTGTTCAAGgaaactagggttttggatgTGCTTAGGAGCATTCCCAGGGCTAGAGTGAGGAGGATGAGGGAgaaggtgttggagatgataCCAAGAGTTATGTATAGAAGGCATGGGAGCTCAATGGGATTGAGAGCTAAGAAGGATGCTTTTGATCTTGCAATTGATGGTGTTTTGAACAAGATTAAATCTAAGGTTCCAGTTCAACGTAGGGTTTTCCCTCAGTGA
- the LOC103442207 gene encoding uncharacterized protein isoform X1, which produces MGSPIRIGNLRNPNETMRLAVTIFVGVVVGFFLGVSFSTISLTKMNLPSTLFPSIDLSCIEEKYSGFSTQAMLSAWSSLKGNEQRTEKYVSQDTKIWVPTNPRGAESLAPGIIASESDFYLHRLWGLPSEDLLVKPKYLVTFTVGCAQKKNVDAAVKKFSENFTILLFHYDGLTSEWDEFEWSKRAIHMSIQKQTKWWYAKRFLHPDIVAPYEYIFIWDEDLGLEHFDAEKYIKLVKKHGLEISQPGLDPKSGLTWQMTRRRENSEVHMQTEERPGWCSDPHLPPCASFVEIMAPVFSRDAWRCVWHMIQNDLVHGWGLDFALRNCVEGLPSFIFAWEQPAHKKIGVVDAQWIVHQGVPSLGNQGRPEGGRAPWEGVRERCNSEWAMFQARMTGAEKAYFEEMGIDPPNSTAR; this is translated from the exons ATGGGGTCTCCGATACGCAT CGGAAATTTAAGAAACCCCAATGAGACAATGAGGCTTGCAGTGACAATCTTTGTTGGAGTTGTAGTCGGGTTCTTTTTAGGAGTATCGTTTTCAACAATTTCGTTGACTAAG ATGAATCTTCCGTCCaccctttttccttcaattGATCTTTCGTGCATAGAGGAAAAGTACTCCGGGTTTTCAACCCAAGCAATGTTGAGTGCCTGGTCTTCTTTGAAGGGAAACGAGCAGCGCACTGAAAAATATGTATCTCAGGATACAAAG ATTTGGGTTCCAACTAATCCTCGAGGGGCTGAAAGCCTAGCGCCTGGTATCATTGCATCTGAGTCGGATTTCTATCTTCACCGACTATGGGGTCTGCCTAGTGAG GACTTACTTGTCAAGCCAAAGTATCTTGTAACCTTTACCGTAGGTTGTGCTCAGAAAAAAAACGTCGATGCAGCAGTTAAAAAG TTTTCAGAGAATTTCACCATACTTTTATTTCACTACGATGGTTTGACAAGTGAATGGGATGAGTTTGAATGGTCGAAGCGAGCTATCCACATGAGCATTCAGAAGCAAACTAAATG GTGGTACGCCAAGCGGTTTTTGCATCCTGACATTGTGGCACCGTACGAATACATATTTATTTGGGATGAGGATCTTGGTCTGGAACACTTTGATGCAGAGAA ATACATAAAATTGGTAAAGAAACATGGTTTGGAAATATCACAGCCAGGTTTAGATCCAAAGAGTGGGCTAACATGGCAGATGACGAGGCGGAGAGAAAACAGCGAAGTTCACAT GCAGACAGAGGAGAGACCTGGTTGGTGCAGTGATCCGCATTTGCCACCATGTGCATC GTTTGTTGAAATTATGGCACCTGTGTTCTCTCGGGATGCATGGCGTTGTGTCTGGCATATGATTCAG AATGACCTGGTCCATGGCTGGGGTCTGGATTTTGCTCTTAGAAATTGCGTTGAG GGCCTTCCATCTTTTATCTTTGCTTGGGAACAGCCTGCACATAAGAAAATAGGAGTCGTGGACGCGCAATGGATTGTCCATCAAGgcgttccttcactcgggaaccAA GGGCGACCTGAGGGTGGAAGAGCACCATGGGAAGGGGTAAGGGAGAGGTGTAATAGCGAATGGGCAATGTTTCAAGCACGAATGACCGGCGCCGAGAAAGCATACTTTGAGGAAATGGGAATTGATCCTCCAAATTCAACAGCTCGTTAG
- the LOC103442207 gene encoding uncharacterized protein isoform X2, giving the protein MGSPIRIGNLRNPNETMRLAVTIFVGVVVGFFLGVSFSTISLTKMNLPSTLFPSIDLSCIEEKYSGFSTQAMLSAWSSLKGNEQRTEKYVSQDTKIWVPTNPRGAESLAPGIIASESDFYLHRLWGLPSEDLLVKPKYLVTFTVGCAQKKNVDAAVKKFSENFTILLFHYDGLTSEWDEFEWSKRAIHMSIQKQTKWWYAKRFLHPDIVAPYEYIFIWDEDLGLEHFDAEKYIKLVKKHGLEISQPGLDPKSGLTWQMTRRRENSEVHMQTEERPGWCSDPHLPPCASFVEIMAPVFSRDAWRCVWHMIQNDLVHGWGLDFALRNCVEPAHKKIGVVDAQWIVHQGVPSLGNQGRPEGGRAPWEGVRERCNSEWAMFQARMTGAEKAYFEEMGIDPPNSTAR; this is encoded by the exons ATGGGGTCTCCGATACGCAT CGGAAATTTAAGAAACCCCAATGAGACAATGAGGCTTGCAGTGACAATCTTTGTTGGAGTTGTAGTCGGGTTCTTTTTAGGAGTATCGTTTTCAACAATTTCGTTGACTAAG ATGAATCTTCCGTCCaccctttttccttcaattGATCTTTCGTGCATAGAGGAAAAGTACTCCGGGTTTTCAACCCAAGCAATGTTGAGTGCCTGGTCTTCTTTGAAGGGAAACGAGCAGCGCACTGAAAAATATGTATCTCAGGATACAAAG ATTTGGGTTCCAACTAATCCTCGAGGGGCTGAAAGCCTAGCGCCTGGTATCATTGCATCTGAGTCGGATTTCTATCTTCACCGACTATGGGGTCTGCCTAGTGAG GACTTACTTGTCAAGCCAAAGTATCTTGTAACCTTTACCGTAGGTTGTGCTCAGAAAAAAAACGTCGATGCAGCAGTTAAAAAG TTTTCAGAGAATTTCACCATACTTTTATTTCACTACGATGGTTTGACAAGTGAATGGGATGAGTTTGAATGGTCGAAGCGAGCTATCCACATGAGCATTCAGAAGCAAACTAAATG GTGGTACGCCAAGCGGTTTTTGCATCCTGACATTGTGGCACCGTACGAATACATATTTATTTGGGATGAGGATCTTGGTCTGGAACACTTTGATGCAGAGAA ATACATAAAATTGGTAAAGAAACATGGTTTGGAAATATCACAGCCAGGTTTAGATCCAAAGAGTGGGCTAACATGGCAGATGACGAGGCGGAGAGAAAACAGCGAAGTTCACAT GCAGACAGAGGAGAGACCTGGTTGGTGCAGTGATCCGCATTTGCCACCATGTGCATC GTTTGTTGAAATTATGGCACCTGTGTTCTCTCGGGATGCATGGCGTTGTGTCTGGCATATGATTCAG AATGACCTGGTCCATGGCTGGGGTCTGGATTTTGCTCTTAGAAATTGCGTTGAG CCTGCACATAAGAAAATAGGAGTCGTGGACGCGCAATGGATTGTCCATCAAGgcgttccttcactcgggaaccAA GGGCGACCTGAGGGTGGAAGAGCACCATGGGAAGGGGTAAGGGAGAGGTGTAATAGCGAATGGGCAATGTTTCAAGCACGAATGACCGGCGCCGAGAAAGCATACTTTGAGGAAATGGGAATTGATCCTCCAAATTCAACAGCTCGTTAG
- the LOC103442206 gene encoding uncharacterized protein: MESAAAWVDAQEWEVCNDDGFVFKRRKRRRVDPDADESVPAPPSSSAADLQEDPQKLRRERRRKFLLKLRDKHQAEIDQWELLSSTLRAMEEKARQLQRQREEEKQHRIEEREREDTASLDRSGVLKIQGTESGCGSLVDELLLQVDAHAAIIGDVSSLCDTAEALCKEEEEQITPLFFGIPICSSPRELMRSLQW, encoded by the exons ATGGAGTCTGCAGCAGCTTGGGTGGACGCCCAAGAGTGGGAGGTCTGCAACGACGACGGCTTCGTCTTCAAGCGGAGGAAGCGGCGCAGGGTCGACCCAGATGCCGACGAGTCTGTCCCGGCTCCACCGTCCTCGTCCGCCGCGGATCTACAGGAGGATCCCCAGAAACTCCGGAGAGAGCGGAGGAGGAAGTTTCTTCTCAAACTCAGAGATAAGCACCAGGCGGAGATCGACCAGTGGGAACTTTTGTCGAGCACGTTGCGCGCAATGGAGGAGAAGGCGCGGCAGCTTCAGCGGCAACGAGAGGAGGAGAAGCAGCATAGAATAGAAGAGCGAGAACGGGAGGATACGGCGTCGTTGGATAGGTCTGGGGTGTTAAAGATTCAGGGGACGGAGTCCGGTTGTGGGTCGTTGGTGGATGAGCTTCTCTTGCAG GTAGACGCACACGCAGCGATCATTGGTGATGTTTCGAGTCTCTGTGACACAGCAGAAGCACTATGTAAGGAAGAAGAGGAACAGATTACTCCGCTTTTCTTCGGTATTCCAATCTGCAGTTCACCGAGGGAGCTCATGAGATCGCTACAATGGTAG